The genomic window GAATGAACGAACCCAACGCTGTATAGAGTCCTGTAGTGCCTGGCTTCCTGTTATTAGCAAAACCCAAGTAGAGATAAGCATCTTCGGTTAATGGGCGTTCCGGTGAACCAGCTTGCAGAACACCATTGCGGTAGACATTAACGTTGTAAACAGATTTCCCATTTGCATTAATCATGGTAGCAAGAGCTCCACCTGATTGGATTTCTAGAATTCCTCCATCGAATACTTCAAAGGCTCCTTTGTTAGTGGCACCGCTGTAACGAAAATCACCACTTATAATGACTTTGCCATGCTGCAGCATCACTTCATCACTTACGCCAACGTTGCTAAGGAATTCGACAGATTTGGTCCCTATTTTAGATACCTGAAATTTGTGTGCGATTCGAGAGTTGCATCGCTTGTCGATGCCTAACTTATTGGTTACGTGGTGATATATCCGGCCGTTGCCAGCAAACTTCGATTCCTCAATGTTAAAATAAGTATCTTTGTCACCACGGATGGATACATTGCTAATCCAGCCTCCATCCTTGACATCCACATTTCCCCATACCTCTATGGCATTACGTGACCCAGCGGCAAGCTCAGCGTTTTCCTCAATCGTAACATGCCTTACCTGATCCTGGCGCGTCGCACTAACAATGTAATAACGATCGGCGGCTGGTAGAATAATATCTGTTTCGCGATCAGGTGCTTTTTTCGCTGGCTTGCCATTTTCAAGCCAATTTTGGGGAGATTTTAAGGCTCCCTTTTTGCCAGGTTTGGCCCAAACAAGTTGACGACCTTTAGACCATTCCTCTAATTGCCAGAGTGGTTTAGAGGCTAATACCGTAGAATGAAGAAAAAGTAGTATGAATAGGCAATTTATATCTAAGCGGATCATCATAAAGCTAGCTTTTGCCGATAGTATTGTCAAATATTTTGATGTTACCAAAAGCACTGAATTTGATATTTTGGTTTGGTGAGTTGCCGCCCAGCAATAACCCAAGGCTATGTCTTAAGATAAAGCCCTTATCTAACTAATAGGGACAGTAAAGAAGTTCTAACAAGAGAATGCTCTCCATTCAGCCCTAGTGTTGAGATATCTAACCTCATCGAGAGGAGGCGGGTGTTGATCGAGCAAATTACAGATGATTACCAACGCTATGACAATGGCGTTGGCAAAATCTTAGGCTTGAGACTGGTAAATTTTGTTAAGGTCCTCTATCCAACTAGTAGTTCTACGATCTTTCATATTTAATGCCGGAACCAATACAGTATGAAAGGAGTTGCACTTCCCAAAGATATTTAATGCATAGGGTGTGGTTATCTCATTAAGGGGTCTGCAGAGCGTTGCTTTATGAGTCAGCTTTGTGTCTAAAAGCACGCTAAGGCCCTTTGCTTCAATAGTAGCGTACTGAGATAGTTCTTGTGTTTCAAAAAAGTCGATTGTTTCGCAATGGCGCATAGCTGGGGATATAGATTGCATCTGCAAAGGTATATTTTTTTCTTTCGCTTTACGCATTAACAATGGCAAAGATACAGGGTCTATGCTAAGGGATTCGCACTCTTTGACCTTTTTACAGTAGGTTGATTTTTTTGAAGCTACTTTGTCAAGGTGTGCTTTAGATGATTGACTGGTACACGAGCTTTTTGTGCAATGATCAGGGCTTTCATCTATTAGGTTTATTATCCACTGATGAAAGTGGTCTAGGTCTGATTCTGTCGACAAACACAGTTTCAAAAAGCCTCTTTGTTGCAGATCATAAAATTGGATACTAAGAACAAGTCTATTTGAGATGGTTTCTTCTGCAACCCATATGCTAGAGATAGATTGAGGATTAAAAATATGATAACCATCGACTTCCAATATGGAGCTTTTTTCTCGGTGGAAGTAAGTTTCAGAATAAATTCGCTTTGTAATAACGGGGCCGCTCGAATAGATGGCTAACAGTGGACCAAAACCGTTGAGGTGCTCAAATAGTTCAAAGCGATTTCCTTTCAATTCGAGTGTAAAGTTATTGCCATCATGTTCTTTCGCTTCGGGAAAATAATAGGCTAGGCCTAAATAAGATTCTCTTTTTAAGCCAAGCTCTATCTTTTTGTTTCCGAATTGAATAGAATGCATGATATGTGACTTCTTTAATGATTAGCGGAGAAGGCCTCTTGGGGTTGATGAAGATTTGTAATAATACGGGCGCCGCGTTGATATTGAACGTAGGAATAAAACCATTGAACCAAAACCATCACTCGGTTTCTAAAACCTATCAAGAAAAGTAAGTGGACAAGCAGCCATAGGAGCCAAGCGAGTAGGCCAGAGAACTTTAGAGGTCCGATGGCAGCAATGGCTTTAGATCTTCCTATAGTAGCCATGCTTCCTTTGTCAAAATAAACAAAGGATTTTCTTTTAGTTTGGGGGGCTTTGGAAATTTCGGTAGAAATGATATCAGCTACAAATTGCCCCATCTGAATAGCACCAGGAGAGACTCCTGGTACTCTTTGACCTTCTGCATCTGTGAGCGTGACAATATCTCCAATAGCAAAGACATCTGGAAATTCTGGGAGTGAGCAATCCGGCTCCACGAGAATACGTCCTCCTCTGTCTAGCTTGACACCCAATTCTTGAGTTAACTTTGGTGCCTGAACCCCTGCTGCCCAGATGATATTCTCCGCTTCGAGAGTCTCCTTTTCGAGGAAAACTTTCTTTTCTTGGATGTCTTTGACAGGGCAATTTGTTTTTACTTCAACACCTAGATTTTCAAGAGCCTGCTTTGCTTTTTCTGGAAGAGGGTCTGGGAAAGTACCTAGTATTTTGGGGGAAGCTTCGATCAGAATGACTTTTGATTCCTTGACATCAACATGTTGAAAATCTTTCGCTAGTACGTGATGGGCTAATTCCATAAGTGCACCCGCCATTTCGACGCCCGTAGGTCCTCCCCCAACTACTACGCTAGTCATCAGCCTTTTGTGCATGGATTCATCTGCCGTCATTTCAGCTTTTTCGTAAGCATAGAGGACATTTTTTCTGATGCTGGTAGCGTCGTTTAGAGATTTTAGACCAATTGCATGTTTTCCCCAATGATCATTACCGAAATAGCTAGTAACACCGCCAAGAGCAATAATAAGGTAATCATAGGTTAGGGTGTTATATTTTAGTTCTATTTTTTTTTCCTTTAAGTCTATCCCAATAACTTCATCCATGATTACCGTAGTGTTTTTTTGGCCAGATAAATTTGAACGGATCGGTTTGGCGATCTCTGTTTGAGAAAGCCCAGCAGTTGCTACTTGGTAGAGTAGAGGTTGAAATAGATGATAATTATTTCTATCCACCAGAGTGATTTTGACACCACTCTTTGCTAGCCTGTTAGCACAAGCCAGACCACCAAATCCACCGCCCAAGATGAGGACATGAGGTACATTGCTACTTTTTTGAATCATGATTACATTCGGGAGTTAGGAATAGAAATTACCAAGAATGTGTGAATAACTAAGTCCTAACAGATTAGGCATCCTAGACTAATTTTTCTTTACAGCGCATACTTATAAATCTCTCAGTGTCAGCTTACCTTTCTATGAATGAGGTTCTAATGCTTACTCAGACAAAGCGGTCAAAGCTACAGTTTCAGTTAGCCGCCATATCAGCACATCCCTAGGCTTTTGTGGCCAACTGTTAATCTCGTGAGCTTAGGCTTCTTGAAGAACATTACTCTTGAGAATTTTGATGACCTTTTCTATCCAGATGGGATATTGCTCCTGTTCGTCCATGTCACAGTCAACACGCTCGATCATTCTACGACCCCCGTGTCTTTCAAAATGCTCATCCAAATCCTTACCGTGTTTACAGAAATGTTCATAAGAAGAATCCCCAAGTGCAAAAGTGGCAAATCTTAAGTCTGATAAGCCAAGAGGATCTTGAGAAGTCAGTGCCTCATAAAAATCCAGGCAATCATCCGGTGGTTCGCCCTCGCCCCAGGTGCTCGCAATAATGAGCACATCCTGCTCTGACTTCAAATTTTCTAAATTGTAGTCACTCAAATCCACATCTGTTGTTTCAATACCAGCTTCAGTTAAATCATCAGCTGCTCTTCCGCCCAATTCCGCTGCCGCACCCATTTGAGATGCGTACAGTACTGTTGTTTTTCTATTCATATCTTTTTAATAATTGTTTTAGACAAGATTATTTTAAGTAAGATAACAGTCAACTAAAATTATGAGAATGAGTCTCATTAACACGCTTGATATGGAGGCATCTTATTTGCCAGAAAATTGGGGATTTAACTGTCTCTTTTGATTTTCTAGTGAAATCAGAAAGAGAGGAGGCGGAAATGAAATTTCGATTGATTGAATTTCCTCTTTTTACAGCTTCTGGCTGATGGAGAGGTCAGGGTGTGAATTTACCTCGGACTAAAGGGTGGATGGTGGTACCGGACAGCGTTTGATGGGTAGAGAAGTCGTTTTAAGTGGAGATTTTGGCTAGTGCCATTATGCTGTTTGTTTTAAATGAGTGGTATGAGGCCAAGAATAAAGATCTGTGGGATGACGAATAAGAGGGATGCAGCTAAAGCTGTCGATTTAGGCGTTGATGCGGTAGGTTTTATATTGTATTCCAAAAGCCCTCGATACATTAATCCGCAAGATGCGATCGAAATAGCGAAGGCTTTGCCACCATTTATCCACCGCGTTGTCGTAGTGGTAAATATGAGTCTAGAAAGTATAACGGAACTTGATAAATCCGGCTCATTTGACGTGATTCAATTACATGGGGACGAACAGCCCTCCTATTGCAAGCAGTTAGCATCCCAAACGAGCTCTCATTTAGTGAAAGCTTTAGGGCTACCCGGGAAAGAGGGAAGATCATTGCATGAGTATGAGATAGACGCCTTTTTATTGGATAAATCAAGTGCTAAGTATGGAGGAACCGGACAAGTGTTCAATTGGGATTTGGCAAAGGCTTTTATGGCACAAACGGACAAACCGTGTATCTTAGCAGGTGGTCTTAGTTGTCTGAATATAAAAAAGGCCATATCAGAGGTTCAACCCTATGCGGTAGATGTTTGTAGTGGAGTGGAGCTAGAGCCAGGTCTAAAAGATCATAATAAAATGAAAGAGTTTGTGGAAATATGTCAGCAGTCTTAAGAGAAGTAGGGGTTTTGCCTAACAAGCAGGGTTACTTTGGTCAATTTGGAGGCATGTATGTGCCAGAAACCCTGATGTTCCCACTTAAAGAACTAGAGAAAGCCTACCTTGAAGCAAAGGAGGATGCTGATTTTAATAGTGAGTTGCTCTCGATGCAGAAAGATTTTACAGGCAGACCAACGCCTCTCTACTTTGCTGAGCGCTTCACCGAGCACTGTGGTGGGGCACAAATTTATCTGAAACGCGAAGATCTCTTACATACTGGCGCACATAAAATAAATAATGCTCTGGGGCAGGTTCTCTTAGCGGTCCGCATGGGTAAAAAGCGTGTGATAGCAGAAACTGGTGCAGGCCAGCATGGGGTAGCTACGGCTACGGTAGCAGCAAGGTTTGGCCTAGAATGTGTTGTTTATATGGGCGAAGTGGATATGCAGCGCCAAGCGCTTAATGTAGCTCGTATGCGTTTTTTGGGGGCTAAAGTCGTAGCTGTAAAAGCAGGTCAAAGAACTCTGAAGGAGGCAGTTAATGAGGCTATGCGTGACTGGGTTACCAATGTTCGTCATACGCATTATGTGTTAGGAACTGCCTATGGTTCCCATCCCTATCCGATGATGGTGAGGAATTTTCATCGCATCATTGGTGATGAAGCTCGTCAACAAATTTTAGATAAAGCAGGTAAGTTACCTGATGTCTTGGTGGCGTGTGTTGGTGGGGGCAGTAACGCGATCGGATTATTTTATGCCTTTTTAGAGGATAAACAAGTCAAGATGGTGGGTGTGGAAGCGGGGGGCGAAGGCATTGAAGAGGGTAAGCATGCAGCACGTTTTGCCGGTGGAAGTTTAGGTGTGTTACAAGGGACTCGTGCTTATATTCTACAAGATGAGCATGGACAGATTCAGTTAACACACTCGGTTTCAGCAGGCTTGGATTATGCTGCAGTTGGACCAGAGCACTGCTATTTGAAAGATATTGGTCGGGCTGACTATGCTTATGCAACGGATGCAGAAGCGCTTGACGCGTTTCAAAAATTATCCTCGCTTGAGGGTATTATTCCTGCTCTAGAGACCTCTCATGCAGTGGCGTATGCTTTAAAGGTTGTGCCGAAAATGGATAAGGATAGTGTAGTTATCATTAACTTATCAGGGCGTGGCGATAAGGATGTAGATCAAGCAGCCAAGTTTCTTCTATGAATAGTATGACAGGTTACGGCGTTGCCGAATCAAAAAGCTTTGTGGGTAACTATAGGATTCGGGTTGAAGTCTCCTCTATTAATAGTCGCAAGGGACTTGATGTCGTGATTAATATACCGCGTCTTCTATTGGCCATTGAACGCAGCTTTCGAGATTTTTTAGATAAAAACTTGCGTCGAGGTAGAGTTATCTTGAACGTGACATTGGAGGAATGCCAAGGCAATTCAAGGGGTAGCGTCATCATTGATGAAGAGCTTCTAGAAGACTATCGGGAGCAAATCAAAAAAGTCGAAAAAAAGCTGAAGCTAGGTCCAGATGATCCAGGTATAGAGTTTTTTCTTACTCTTCCAGGTGTGGTCAAAACGTTGGAGAAGGAAGCTTCGCTAGACTTGATTGAGAAAGAGACCCGGGCGCTTTTTCAAATAGCTTTTAATCGGTTGATAAAGGCAAGGCAGCGTGAAGGAGCTTTTCTTTGTAGGGAGCTACAGAAGACAGTTGTTGCCTTACAAAAAGAAGTAAAAG from Verrucomicrobiota bacterium includes these protein-coding regions:
- a CDS encoding chitobiase/beta-hexosaminidase C-terminal domain-containing protein, which codes for MMIRLDINCLFILLFLHSTVLASKPLWQLEEWSKGRQLVWAKPGKKGALKSPQNWLENGKPAKKAPDRETDIILPAADRYYIVSATRQDQVRHVTIEENAELAAGSRNAIEVWGNVDVKDGGWISNVSIRGDKDTYFNIEESKFAGNGRIYHHVTNKLGIDKRCNSRIAHKFQVSKIGTKSVEFLSNVGVSDEVMLQHGKVIISGDFRYSGATNKGAFEVFDGGILEIQSGGALATMINANGKSVYNVNVYRNGVLQAGSPERPLTEDAYLYLGFANNRKPGTTGLYTALGSFIRVYSKDPEKARLVITSVTSNPEIKDGQGRPMGQKDEKASGRKGIMLQLGGDVKLNGVHFDYLAKGGIGLSDPKIASKWENITYGNHNASSNRKDLISKMKADPNSYYHKRGDQKSEWGMTEMAIKSMNKHLSEYEPFQLKAIPENTQMKKVGEGKEQIKTPIAKIFNDSVEVEIQSKVPGAQIKYTTDGSLPDASSPTYTSPFSLTETSKLTVRAYKKGVGFSPTYTTTYVIE
- a CDS encoding NAD(P)/FAD-dependent oxidoreductase, whose protein sequence is MIQKSSNVPHVLILGGGFGGLACANRLAKSGVKITLVDRNNYHLFQPLLYQVATAGLSQTEIAKPIRSNLSGQKNTTVIMDEVIGIDLKEKKIELKYNTLTYDYLIIALGGVTSYFGNDHWGKHAIGLKSLNDATSIRKNVLYAYEKAEMTADESMHKRLMTSVVVGGGPTGVEMAGALMELAHHVLAKDFQHVDVKESKVILIEASPKILGTFPDPLPEKAKQALENLGVEVKTNCPVKDIQEKKVFLEKETLEAENIIWAAGVQAPKLTQELGVKLDRGGRILVEPDCSLPEFPDVFAIGDIVTLTDAEGQRVPGVSPGAIQMGQFVADIISTEISKAPQTKRKSFVYFDKGSMATIGRSKAIAAIGPLKFSGLLAWLLWLLVHLLFLIGFRNRVMVLVQWFYSYVQYQRGARIITNLHQPQEAFSANH
- a CDS encoding flavodoxin domain-containing protein, whose protein sequence is MNRKTTVLYASQMGAAAELGGRAADDLTEAGIETTDVDLSDYNLENLKSEQDVLIIASTWGEGEPPDDCLDFYEALTSQDPLGLSDLRFATFALGDSSYEHFCKHGKDLDEHFERHGGRRMIERVDCDMDEQEQYPIWIEKVIKILKSNVLQEA
- a CDS encoding phosphoribosylanthranilate isomerase, which gives rise to MRPRIKICGMTNKRDAAKAVDLGVDAVGFILYSKSPRYINPQDAIEIAKALPPFIHRVVVVVNMSLESITELDKSGSFDVIQLHGDEQPSYCKQLASQTSSHLVKALGLPGKEGRSLHEYEIDAFLLDKSSAKYGGTGQVFNWDLAKAFMAQTDKPCILAGGLSCLNIKKAISEVQPYAVDVCSGVELEPGLKDHNKMKEFVEICQQS
- the trpB gene encoding tryptophan synthase subunit beta translates to MSAVLREVGVLPNKQGYFGQFGGMYVPETLMFPLKELEKAYLEAKEDADFNSELLSMQKDFTGRPTPLYFAERFTEHCGGAQIYLKREDLLHTGAHKINNALGQVLLAVRMGKKRVIAETGAGQHGVATATVAARFGLECVVYMGEVDMQRQALNVARMRFLGAKVVAVKAGQRTLKEAVNEAMRDWVTNVRHTHYVLGTAYGSHPYPMMVRNFHRIIGDEARQQILDKAGKLPDVLVACVGGGSNAIGLFYAFLEDKQVKMVGVEAGGEGIEEGKHAARFAGGSLGVLQGTRAYILQDEHGQIQLTHSVSAGLDYAAVGPEHCYLKDIGRADYAYATDAEALDAFQKLSSLEGIIPALETSHAVAYALKVVPKMDKDSVVIINLSGRGDKDVDQAAKFLL
- a CDS encoding YicC/YloC family endoribonuclease, whose protein sequence is MNSMTGYGVAESKSFVGNYRIRVEVSSINSRKGLDVVINIPRLLLAIERSFRDFLDKNLRRGRVILNVTLEECQGNSRGSVIIDEELLEDYREQIKKVEKKLKLGPDDPGIEFFLTLPGVVKTLEKEASLDLIEKETRALFQIAFNRLIKARQREGAFLCRELQKTVVALQKEVKELEIYAPQVTDRARKSMRQRLKEAELDIKVDDERLVKEIAFFADRSDITEELTRFKGHLAELKRMLKDKTTIGRSLDFMLQEMGREVNTIGSKSNNGFVSHKTVALKTELEKIREQAQNFE